In Silene latifolia isolate original U9 population chromosome 6, ASM4854445v1, whole genome shotgun sequence, the genomic window TGCTATGCTATTAATCTGAAGTTATGTAATAGGATTCTGTTAATTTGCTGGCTGTTTTGGCTCTAGTTGTGGAACAAGTATATtggtattttgttttttattttaatgaggataaatatattaattttcaTCCAATtatcatttatatatttttttttaaaaaccaagAGGGATAGAGACCTGTTAGCTTACCCAACCGTTCTCTTTTCCTAGGAAAAGAGAACGCCTATCAGGTGTTCTCTAAAGCTCATTTCAACTGTTATCTATGATTGTGAATACAAAACGCCTCGTCCAAGCGTTCTTTAAGCTTTAGAGAACACTGAGTTGAAGAACGCCTCTAAGGCGTTCTCTAAAGCTCATTTCAACAGTTCTCTAAGCTTAATTTTGTAGTAGTGCCAAGTCGAAcattgggctctgataccacttgttgtgcggaagcgtgaatatctcgtgttgggcctctgctgcatctatGTCCACTGACCATAacagtacgatattgtccgctttgggccaagccctcacggatttactcttgggctccttcccaaaaggtcccgtactattatattttgtagacacttataaagttgatctttcatctttattctaccgatgtgggacatggatTTGCACCCTAACATTTACAAATTCTCAATTATGACAGACACTTttcgtcacaagcttatgacctCTCACAAATTGTAAGAGGGAGAAAGTTTGTGACAGGTCACAAACAAGACCTTTTGATCTATTCTAGGCCCAAAGGGATGATGTTCTCAATCCAACGCTATCATCATACCCTACATGGACTATGAACTACAAAGCTAGTACACATCCGATATTTTTCATGTTTTGAGGCGGGATAAATAGTACCCCGTACAACTTAGACTATTAATAAGAAGTTAATTTAGCTAATCAGAGATTTGTATTCTCAAGTTCGAGTAATAAAAATactgttagggtgcaaactcatgtcccacatcggtagaataaagatggaagatcatctttataagtgtctagaaaatataatagtacgaggccttttgggaaggtgcccaagagtaaatccgtgagggcttggcccaaagcggacaatatcgtactattatgagcagtggacacagatgcagcagaggcccaatccgtgatattcacgcttccgcacaacaagtggtatcagagcccaaggttaaAAACTTGGGCCTAGGCCCCGTGACGTACAAATGGTGGAGCTTGGAGAGCAGGACAGATAGCATTCGCGAGTCACGGAGGCATGGGCTCGATCTGGCAGACTGTTTGTAAAAAGCTTAAGTCCATGGGAGGTACGTTGGTGAAGCATAGAGACAAAACTCGAAGATGACTTACATTGTAAGGCGCGGAATTCCGACATTGGTTTCACAGTTGTGAGACGACAGGCTATCCAAGAGAAGATCGTCAGCAACCCCGGGAGGTAGGCTGAGGCTTAGTGGAGGCAACATTAGTCTCACAGTTGTGAGACGGCAGGCCATCCAAGAGAAGATCGTCAGCAACCCCGGGAGGTAGGCTGGCGCTTAGTGGAGGCAACATTAGTCTCACAGTTGTGAGACGGCAGGCCATCCAAGAGAAGATCGTCAGCGATCCCGGCAAGGTAGGGCTGAGGCTTAGTAGAGGCAACATTGGTCTCACAGTTGTGAGACGGCAGGCCACCCAAGAGAAGATCGTCAGCGACCCGGTGGGGTGGGCTGAGGCTTAGTGGAGGCAAAATTGGTCCCACGGTAGTTACCGTGAGATGGGAGGACCCGATCCAGgttatattggatgcagaggagttTGGCACGCAACTGTAGCACAGAGTCCCATGGAGGGACAGTAGACCCATGGGGAGACACATGGTGTGTCGGTTAAGGGGAGGTTAAGTCTTGGTGATGCTAAGGCGTGTCTAGAAGAAAGTTGGAGCTGTAGGGTGTGGGAAGTTGAAGTTCTCCATGGAGGTCAAGGTacgagtcaagatgatggtccttagtttgaggggaggatttgttagggtgcaaacccatgtcTCACATCGGtaaaataaagatggaagatcatctttataagtgtctagagaatataatagtacgaggcttttgggaaggagcccaagagtaaatccgtgagggcttggcccaaagcggacaatatcgtactattataaGCAGTGGACatagatgcagcagaggcccaacacgtgatattcacgcttccgcacaacaaatACGAGTATATTAAAATTAACGAGATAAAGCGGTACCACTCTTGTGATCCTATTAACCTCAAATCCAAACAAAATCGAGTTATGCAAGCAATTAAACTTATTAAACCCGTGAAGAGTTATTGTGCTGGAGTGTTTCCACACATAGATTAGACTCTCCCTTCACAATCATCCTCATCCAACATAGACAATTAGACATCTCTTAATAAATCGTAGCAAGAAGCTCGCGGTCAGCATTTTGCGTTGCAAAAAGTCGTAGTGGCCTACTTGTCAATGTCTACGTAAGAACCTCTAAATCTATCCTAACTGAAAATTAATATAACTCCGCAATACACAAGTCCTCTGATTCTAGAAGTATGACAATTCAAAAGACCACGCCTACGGAACCTTCTATTATCACTTTGAAAAAAGATCCAACATGATCCGGGAGCTAAAAAAAGAAGAGGGGACTATTTTTCAACTATATGCTTTTGAGCTACAAAAGTCCTCCAAATGAAGAAGCATCTAATGTACCGCTTACCTATACATTTATTAATGTGAAAATTCCGAATTAAACTAAAAATAGTTATTTTCTCTGTTTTGGTCAATTGTTGTTATTTGGTTTGGGCACAAGACTAAGAAAAGAGtaggggtcaattactaaatgacaaatgggccaaattgagtgtaaatgattaaattgctcatcaagttcattcttgaAATAGTAAGGATATATAACAGTTGATTGAGACACCTCAAAATGAaataagacaacaaatgaccgaaatagagggagtatttttttttttttactaaatacGAGTAATTAGTGAAAACTGTACTGAAATGAAAAATGAGTGTGCTAGCTACATTGTATTGCATGTTGTAGATGACTGATCTGACCACACCTAAACGAAGATCGCAAAAACATTGATATTTTCCTTGTCAATGGATACTACATCATAAAACTTTTACGAGAACATTATGAAAATACTTTTACGTGATTGTATGGATCCGATCGTATGATTTATAATTGAATTTTAGTTATTTTTTTAccctaaaaataaataaataaactagtTGAAACTTGTACCAATATTTTCTTTTTCCAGAAATTAACCCTAAACTTGACCATTCAAATCTCAAACGCCTATATATAACACCCTAAGGAACTTTGTTTTACTTTGGTCATACCCAAATACCCAATACATTTCCAATCTCACAAGACCAATTACATTCATAAACTTACAACACCATGCAATCTATCAAATATTACCTAGCCGACCACCCAACCATACTAAACTTCAGGTGGGGTCCAACCCAAACATGGTTCTCAACATGGTCATTCCTCATCTACACCCTAACCATCTACACCACCCTCTCTCTTTTCCTCCACTACACCCTCTCCCTCCTCCTCCCTAACCGCCGCCGTTTTCGCTTCCCCCTAGGCCCCATCCCATCCCTACACACCCTCCTCATTTGCCTCACATCCACCATCATTTTCGCTGGCACCCTTATATCCGCCACTGCTGAGATACACGATAACTCGAGGTGGCTTTGGAGACGGAGCCACCTTCGGACCACACCCGTAAGGTGGCTCCTATGTTTTCCACCAGGAACCCGGCCTTCAGGCCGGGTTTTCTTCTGGTCTTACGCTTTTTACCTCTCTAGGCTTTTCCTACACCTCCCTAGGACTTTTTTGAAGATATTACGACGTCGTCCCGTTACGTTCTTTCATGTTATGAATCAGTCATGTATGTTGCTCACGTCTTTTTTGTGGCTTGAGTTTTCTCAGTCTTTTCAAGTGCTTGCAATATTGTTGTTGACTTTTCTATACGCCGTCGTTTACGGGTACAAGTTTTGGGTTGGTGTTGGACTGCCACGTGCCAAGTTTCCATTTGTTGTGAACTGTCAGGTTGTATTGCTTGCGTGTAACTTGGTGTGCCACGCTGGAGTAATGTTGTTACATTATTTAAGCGTTAATAGAGGTGGGTGTAACGGGATTGGTGCCTGGGGATTTAATTCAGCGTGTAACGGTCTCATCCTTATACTGTTCTTTAAGGATTATAAGAACAGGATTGCTCGAAGTTTGATGGACGACGATTATTCTAGCCATTACTCAAGAATGGATTCAAGGGAGATATTTACTATCGAGAAAAGGAGAAAGGATTAATTCGAGTTTATTTATGCTTAGTTTTTAATTGTGTATATATTTTTGAGGGGAAAAGGATGTGCTCCAACTAACAAAAAGTAATTGCATATGTCATAGAAGTATGAAAATGTAGGGTGATTGACTGTGAGTGAGGTTGAAAATTTTTAAGTTATGGCACACTCGTTTGTATATACGAGCTGTATACAACTCTTTTAAGAGGATTTTGCTAACATTTCTCCATGTTTGTTACGAGAATGTATCAGCCTTTAACATTATGGTTTGACTTATTATAATGTTTCAGTTTTCAAACATCAATGTCAATGAGAAtaataatacttcctccattcaactccactctaccactttcttttttcacgtttgtcaacgcgtgttttacgcgttaGATATCGTTAGCtatgtatttgcaaaaattataaaagttagatatttttaatgtactcgtaaagacgaatcaaacaagatcccacatgaatatatttccccttacgtatcgagagaaaattgaaattgaatacacaattgtgaataggtagagtggagttgaatggaggaagtacttaAGTGCGGCACGAAGCCGCTGACGCCGAGTCGGCTCCACAAATGCGTTTTAGTTTTAAAACATGTGCCTCACCACCTGCCCCAGCAGCCACTAACTCTTCAAACATAAATCCAAATAAGCAAGGATGGCATAACGCACAACGCTACTCTGAAATTA contains:
- the LOC141658703 gene encoding fatty acid elongase 3-like, producing the protein MQSIKYYLADHPTILNFRWGPTQTWFSTWSFLIYTLTIYTTLSLFLHYTLSLLLPNRRRFRFPLGPIPSLHTLLICLTSTIIFAGTLISATAEIHDNSRWLWRRSHLRTTPVRWLLCFPPGTRPSGRVFFWSYAFYLSRLFLHLPRTFLKILRRRPVTFFHVMNQSCMLLTSFLWLEFSQSFQVLAILLLTFLYAVVYGYKFWVGVGLPRAKFPFVVNCQVVLLACNLVCHAGVMLLHYLSVNRGGCNGIGAWGFNSACNGLILILFFKDYKNRIARSLMDDDYSSHYSRMDSREIFTIEKRRKD